In Ipomoea triloba cultivar NCNSP0323 chromosome 15, ASM357664v1, one genomic interval encodes:
- the LOC116005486 gene encoding probable 1-deoxy-D-xylulose-5-phosphate synthase, chloroplastic: MGAATAQYPVGIFHGGSRKLSSGSDSPTVNFPSNIGISRLNLYPTSSSILSSSMDNSKVYCLPNDADLKFDDPPRRILDTIENPMHLKNLSLKELKQLAEEIRSELRFAMSNTEKPLTASLGVVELAVAIHHVFHAPVDKILWDMEEQTYAHKILTGRMPLKHSHLQSNSFTSPMCRSESEFDPFEAGHGCNSISAGLGMAVARDIKGKRDRIVAVISNETTMAGQVYEAMSNAGYLDSNMIVILNDNRHSLHPKLEEAPETPINALSSTLSKLQSSKLFRRFRELAKVLTKKIGKGMHEWAAKIDEYARGMIGPPGSTLFEELGLYYIGPVDGNNVADLICVLHEVASLDSMGPVLVHVITKEQQEIKDNQMVEVSNITPESSFNSDPSLSWTRTYSDCFVEALVVEAKIDKDIVAIHAGMGMEPSLQLFKNEFPNKFFEIGMAEQHAVTFSAGLSRGGMKPFCIVPSTFLQRAYDQVIHDVDRQKIPVRFVITSAGLVGSDGPKQCGAFDITFMSCLPNMIVMAPSDEVELAHMVATAARIDDRPVCFRYPRGAVAMANHSCEGGIPMEVGRGRILVEGKDVALLGYGSMVQNCLRAQFVLSKLGVEVTVADARFCKPLDAKLIRSLCKNHAFLITVEEGSIGGFGSHVAQFISLDGQLDAGIKWRPITLPDNYIEQASAKEQLEVAGLSGNHIAATVLSLLGRNREALFLM, from the exons ATGGGTGCTGCCACTGCTCAGTATCCGGTTGGTATTTTCCATGGAGGTTCCAGAAAATTGTCGTCTGGTTCGGATTCCCCAACAGTGAACTTCCCTTCTAACATTGGTATTTCAAGATTGAATCTTTACCCCACTTCTTCTTCAATCCTATCTTCTTCTATG GACAACAGTAAAGTATATTGTTTGCCCAATGATGCTGATCTCAAGTTTGATGATCCACCAAGAAGGATACTTGATACTATTGAGAATCCCATGCACTTAAAGAATTTATCTTTGAAG GAACTGAAGCAGCTAGCTGAGGAAATCCGTTCAGAATTGCGCTTTGCCATGTCAAATACTGAGAAACCTTTAACAGCTAGTCTCGGGGTGGTGGAGTTGGCTGTAGCTATTCACCATGTTTTCCATGCTCCAGTGGACAAGATATTGTGGGATATGGAGGAACAA ACTTATGCACACAAGATTCTCACCGGAAGGATGCCTCTAAAGCATTCCCATCTACAATCAAACAGTTTTACAAGTCCCATGTGCCGCTCTGAAAGTGAATTTGATCCATTTGAAGCAGGACATGGATGCAACAGTATATCTGCTGGACTTG gAATGGCTGTTGCTCGAGATATTAAAGGGAAGCGAGACCGCATAGTTGCAGTCATTAGCAATGAAACAACTATGGCTGGTCAAGTTTATGAGGCAATGAGTAATGCTGGCTACTTAGATTCAAATATGATTGTCATATTAAACGATAATCGTCACTCTTTGCATCCAAAGCTTGAGGAGGCTCCTGAAACACCAATCAATGCTTTGTCTAGTACTCTAAGCAAGCTTCAGTCAAGTAAACTTTTTCGAAGATTTAGAGAGCTTGCTAAG gTCTTAACTAAGAAAATTGGTAAAGGTATGCATGAGTGGGCAGCTAAGATTGATGAGTATGCACGTGGTATGATTGGTCCACCTGGATCGACTCTTTTTGAAGAGCTTGGCTTGTACTACATTGGGCCTGTTGATGGGAACAACGTTGCTGACCTTATCTGTGTTCTGCATGAAGTGGCTTCACTGGATTCCATGGGTCCTGTTCTGGTTCATGTCATAACAAAAGAACAGCAGGAAATAAAAGATAATCAGATGGTTGAAGTTTCAAATATAACCCCAGAAA GTTCATTTAATTCTGATCCATCGTTGAGTTGGACTCGTACGTATAGTGATTGTTTTGTCGAAGCTTTGGTAGTAGAGGCCAAGATAGACAAAGATATTGTAGCAATTCATGCAGGTATGGGTATGGAGCCATCACTTCAATTATTCAAGAATGAGTTTCCAAACAAATTCTTTGAAATTGGGATGGCTGAGCAGCATGCAGTGACATTTTCGGCGGGGTTGTCAAGGGGCGGGATGAAACCATTCTGCATAGTTCCTTCAACTTTCCTTCAGAGGGCCTATGAccag GTAATCCATGACGTAGATCGCCAGAAGATTCCTGTGCGCTTTGTTATTACGAGTGCGGGATTAGTAGGATCTGATGGCCCTAAACAATGCGGAGCATTTGATATTACATTTATGTCATGCTTGCCAAACATGATTGTCATGGCACCTTCTGATGAAGTTGAGCTTGCTCATATGGTGGCCACCGCTGCCCGTATTGATGACAGGCCAGTATGCTTCCGCTACCCAAGAGGTGCTGTTGCTATGGCAAACCATAGTTGTGAAGGTGGAATTCCCATGGAG GTGGGTAGAGGGAGAATTCTTGTGGAGGGTAAAGATGTTGCTTTGCTCGGCTATGGTTCTATGGTACAAAACTGTCTTAGAGCCCAGTTTGTTCTTTCAAAGCTTGGCGTTGAAGTGACTGTTGCCGATGCTAGATTCTGCAAGCCCCTAGACGCAAAGCTGATTAGAAGTTTATGCAAGAACCATGCTTTTCTAATTACAGTGGAGGAAGGATCTATAGGAGGTTTTGGATCACACGTGGCACAATTTATTTCCCTCGATGGACAGCTCGATGCAGGAATCAag TGGCGGCCGATCACTTTACCAGACAACTACATCGAGCAGGCATCGGCAAAAGAGCAACTCGAAGTGGCAGGGCTGTCCGGAAATCACATTGCTGCAACGGTGCTAAGTCTATTGGGGCGAAATCGCGAAGCTCTTTTCTTGATGTGA
- the LOC116005961 gene encoding universal stress protein A-like protein, whose product MEKTRTESSAYACPGEAMHAQVPTTVKETTATRTWKVMVAIDDSGESFYALKWAIDYLLRRNYPSAADTADETPAGPMVTLVNVQPTFRPLIYPPGPDPVELTPMVVEAVKKGQEHNASEVLSRAFQICRENKVRAETLILEGDAKDRICEAAEEMHVDLLVVGSRGLGKIKRAFLGSVSDYCAHHVHCPILIVKPPLSKEPNL is encoded by the exons ATGGAGAAAACAAGAACTGAGAGTAGTGCATATGCGTGTCCCGGAGAAGCCATGCATGCTCAGGTGCCGACGACGGTGAAGGAGACGACGGCGACGAGGACGTGGAAGGTGATGGTGGCCATCGACGACAGTGGCGAGAGTTTCTATGCTCTTAAATGGGCCATCGACTATTTGCTCCGCCGGAACTACCCTTCTGCCGCTGACACCGCCGACGAGACCCCGGCCGGCCCAATGGTCACCTTGGTCAATGTCCAGCCTACTTTCCGGCCACTGATTTATCCTCCCGGCCCAGACC CTGTGGAATTAACGCCTATGGTGGTGGAAGCTGTGAAGAAAGGCCAAGAACATAACGCGAGTGAAGTACTTTCTAGGGCCTTTCAAATCTGCAGGGAAAATAAG GTGAGGGCAGAAACCTTGATTCTTGAAGGGGACGCAAAGGATAGAATTTGTGAGGCTGCTGAGGAGATGCATGTTGATCTTCTTGTGGTGGGCAGTCGAGGCCTTGGCAAAATCAAAAg GGCATTTCTAGGAAGTGTGAGTGACTATTGCGCACATCATGTGCATTGCCCCATTCTCATAGTGAAGCCACCATTATCCAAGGAACCCAATCTGTAG